A genomic window from Lutra lutra chromosome 17, mLutLut1.2, whole genome shotgun sequence includes:
- the C17H19orf33 gene encoding immortalization up-regulated protein, whose product MEFDLAAALDSKKPQGTGQRGDHKHGPHKVQGASETGEADKPRGHGHRSSSDSSSSSGSSSDSDMEGKPHAAASQGHESTPAKVKKPKVKKKKEKKGKAKKETSH is encoded by the exons ATGGAGTTCGACTTGGCCGCAG CCCTAGACTCCAAGAAGCCCCAGGGGACGGGCCAGAGGGGAGACCATAAACACGGCCCCCACAAAGTTCAGGGCGCGTCAGAGACAGGGGAGGCTGATAAACCAAGG GGCCACGGTCACCGCAGCTCCTCGGACTCCAGTAGCAGCAGCGGCAGCTCCAGCGACTCGGACATGGAAGGAAAG CCCCACGCGGCTGCCTCGCAAGGACACGAAAGCACGCCGGCCAAGGTCAAGAAGCCCaaggtgaaaaagaagaaagaaaagaaagggaaggcgAAGAAAGAGACTTCTCACTGA
- the YIF1B gene encoding protein YIF1B isoform X2 — MHPAGLAAAGTPRQPSKRRIPVSQPGMADPHQLFDDTSSAQSQGYRAQRAPGGLGYPAASASPQAAFLADPVSNMAMAYGSSLAAQGKELVDKNIDRFIPVTKLKYYFAVDTMYVGKKLGLLVFPYLHQDWEVQYQQDTPVAPRFDVNAPDLYIPAMAFITYVLVAGLALGTQDRFSPDLLGLQASSALAWLTLEVLAILLSLYLVTVNTDLTTIDLVAFLGYKYVGMIGGVLMGLLFGKIGYYLVLGWCCVSIFVFMIRTLRLKILAEAAAEGVPVRGARNQLRMYLTMAVAAAQPLLMYWLTFHLVR; from the exons ATGCACCCGGCAGGCTTGGCGGCGGCGGGGACGCCCCGGCAGC CGTCCAAGCGGAGGATCCCAGTGTCCCAGCCCGGCATGGCCGACCCCCACCAGCTCTTCGATGATACGAGTTCAGCCCAGAGCCAGGGCTACAGGGCCCAGAGGGCACCCGGTGGCCTGGGCTACCCTGCAGCCTCTGCCTCGCCCCAGGCTGCCTTCCTGGCGGATCCTGTGTCCAACATGGCCATGGCCTACGGGAGCAGCCTGGCCGCCCAGGGCAAGGAGCTGGTGGATAAGAAC ATCGACCGCTTCATCCCCGTCACCAAGCTCAAGTACTACTTTGCCGTGGACACCATGTATGTGGGCAAAAAGCTGGGCCTGCTCGTCTTCCCCTACCTGCACCAG GACTGGGAAGTGCAGTACCAGCAAGACACACCTGTGGCCCCCCGCTTTGACGTCAATGCTCCTGACCTCTACATTCCag CTATGGCTTTCATCACTTATGTCTTGGTGGCTGGCCTGGCGCTGGGGACCCAGGATAG GTTCTCCCCAGACCTCCTCGGGCTGCAGGCAAGCTCTGCGTTGGCCTGGCTGACCCTGGAGGTGCTGGCCATCCTGCTCAGTCTCTACCTGGTCACTGTCAACACTGACCTCACCACTATCGATCTGGTGGCCTTCTTGGGCTACAAATACGTTGG gatGATTGGCGGGGTCCTTATGGGCCTGCTCTTTGGGAAGATTGGCTACTACCTGGTGCTGGGCTGGTGCTGTGTGTCTATCTTTGTGTTCATG ATCCGGACGTTGCGGCTGAAGATCCTGGCGGAGGCGGCGGCCGAGGGCGTCCCGGTACGCGGGGCCAGGAACCAGCTGCGCATGTATCTGACCatggcggtggcggcggcgcaGCCCCTGCTCATGTACTGGCTCACCTTCCACCTGGTGCGGTGA
- the YIF1B gene encoding protein YIF1B isoform X1 yields MHPAGLAAAGTPRQRKWPSKRRIPVSQPGMADPHQLFDDTSSAQSQGYRAQRAPGGLGYPAASASPQAAFLADPVSNMAMAYGSSLAAQGKELVDKNIDRFIPVTKLKYYFAVDTMYVGKKLGLLVFPYLHQDWEVQYQQDTPVAPRFDVNAPDLYIPAMAFITYVLVAGLALGTQDRFSPDLLGLQASSALAWLTLEVLAILLSLYLVTVNTDLTTIDLVAFLGYKYVGMIGGVLMGLLFGKIGYYLVLGWCCVSIFVFMIRTLRLKILAEAAAEGVPVRGARNQLRMYLTMAVAAAQPLLMYWLTFHLVR; encoded by the exons ATGCACCCGGCAGGCTTGGCGGCGGCGGGGACGCCCCGGCAGCGTAAGTGGC CGTCCAAGCGGAGGATCCCAGTGTCCCAGCCCGGCATGGCCGACCCCCACCAGCTCTTCGATGATACGAGTTCAGCCCAGAGCCAGGGCTACAGGGCCCAGAGGGCACCCGGTGGCCTGGGCTACCCTGCAGCCTCTGCCTCGCCCCAGGCTGCCTTCCTGGCGGATCCTGTGTCCAACATGGCCATGGCCTACGGGAGCAGCCTGGCCGCCCAGGGCAAGGAGCTGGTGGATAAGAAC ATCGACCGCTTCATCCCCGTCACCAAGCTCAAGTACTACTTTGCCGTGGACACCATGTATGTGGGCAAAAAGCTGGGCCTGCTCGTCTTCCCCTACCTGCACCAG GACTGGGAAGTGCAGTACCAGCAAGACACACCTGTGGCCCCCCGCTTTGACGTCAATGCTCCTGACCTCTACATTCCag CTATGGCTTTCATCACTTATGTCTTGGTGGCTGGCCTGGCGCTGGGGACCCAGGATAG GTTCTCCCCAGACCTCCTCGGGCTGCAGGCAAGCTCTGCGTTGGCCTGGCTGACCCTGGAGGTGCTGGCCATCCTGCTCAGTCTCTACCTGGTCACTGTCAACACTGACCTCACCACTATCGATCTGGTGGCCTTCTTGGGCTACAAATACGTTGG gatGATTGGCGGGGTCCTTATGGGCCTGCTCTTTGGGAAGATTGGCTACTACCTGGTGCTGGGCTGGTGCTGTGTGTCTATCTTTGTGTTCATG ATCCGGACGTTGCGGCTGAAGATCCTGGCGGAGGCGGCGGCCGAGGGCGTCCCGGTACGCGGGGCCAGGAACCAGCTGCGCATGTATCTGACCatggcggtggcggcggcgcaGCCCCTGCTCATGTACTGGCTCACCTTCCACCTGGTGCGGTGA
- the YIF1B gene encoding protein YIF1B isoform X3 → MPGPASKRRIPVSQPGMADPHQLFDDTSSAQSQGYRAQRAPGGLGYPAASASPQAAFLADPVSNMAMAYGSSLAAQGKELVDKNIDRFIPVTKLKYYFAVDTMYVGKKLGLLVFPYLHQDWEVQYQQDTPVAPRFDVNAPDLYIPAMAFITYVLVAGLALGTQDRFSPDLLGLQASSALAWLTLEVLAILLSLYLVTVNTDLTTIDLVAFLGYKYVGMIGGVLMGLLFGKIGYYLVLGWCCVSIFVFMIRTLRLKILAEAAAEGVPVRGARNQLRMYLTMAVAAAQPLLMYWLTFHLVR, encoded by the exons ATGCCAGGACCGG CGTCCAAGCGGAGGATCCCAGTGTCCCAGCCCGGCATGGCCGACCCCCACCAGCTCTTCGATGATACGAGTTCAGCCCAGAGCCAGGGCTACAGGGCCCAGAGGGCACCCGGTGGCCTGGGCTACCCTGCAGCCTCTGCCTCGCCCCAGGCTGCCTTCCTGGCGGATCCTGTGTCCAACATGGCCATGGCCTACGGGAGCAGCCTGGCCGCCCAGGGCAAGGAGCTGGTGGATAAGAAC ATCGACCGCTTCATCCCCGTCACCAAGCTCAAGTACTACTTTGCCGTGGACACCATGTATGTGGGCAAAAAGCTGGGCCTGCTCGTCTTCCCCTACCTGCACCAG GACTGGGAAGTGCAGTACCAGCAAGACACACCTGTGGCCCCCCGCTTTGACGTCAATGCTCCTGACCTCTACATTCCag CTATGGCTTTCATCACTTATGTCTTGGTGGCTGGCCTGGCGCTGGGGACCCAGGATAG GTTCTCCCCAGACCTCCTCGGGCTGCAGGCAAGCTCTGCGTTGGCCTGGCTGACCCTGGAGGTGCTGGCCATCCTGCTCAGTCTCTACCTGGTCACTGTCAACACTGACCTCACCACTATCGATCTGGTGGCCTTCTTGGGCTACAAATACGTTGG gatGATTGGCGGGGTCCTTATGGGCCTGCTCTTTGGGAAGATTGGCTACTACCTGGTGCTGGGCTGGTGCTGTGTGTCTATCTTTGTGTTCATG ATCCGGACGTTGCGGCTGAAGATCCTGGCGGAGGCGGCGGCCGAGGGCGTCCCGGTACGCGGGGCCAGGAACCAGCTGCGCATGTATCTGACCatggcggtggcggcggcgcaGCCCCTGCTCATGTACTGGCTCACCTTCCACCTGGTGCGGTGA